In Ureibacillus thermophilus, the genomic stretch CTTGACTAAAGTTCGATCTCATAAAGTCAACAGTTGGAAGTGAACCTACAGTTCCTGATAGAACGACATATACTTGATTTTCTATTGCCCGAGCATGACTTGTATATCGAACACGATAATACCCATGTTGGTTATCGGTACAGGAAGGACAAAAAATGATATCGGCTCCTCGCGCTTTCGCTATACGTACAATTTCAGGAAATTCAATATCGTAACAAGTTAAAATCGCAATCTTTCCATATTTGGTGTCAAAAATTTTTAATTCTTCTCCTTTTGCCATATTCCAAGCGCTGATTTCAACTGGCGTGATATGCAGCTTTTCTTGTCGCATAATGCGGCCTTCAGGGTCAAAGAAAAATGCGGTATTTCGTAGTTGATTGTTAACTTCTACTACATGTGTTCCGCCGATAATATGGATATTGTATTTTTTAGCAAATTTAATAAATAAATCTTCATATTGTTCTGTATAACTAGGTAAATCATGGATTGTTTGATTTGAACCATTTTGCTTTTTGAAAGAAAGTAATTGAGTTGTTAAAAATTCTGGAAACACGATAAAATCCGAATCAAATTCCAAAGCGGTTTTGATGTAGTGTTCACATTGCATGGCAAAATCTTCGAATGATTGAATCGTGTGTAAATGATATTGAACTGCAGATACTCTTAATTTCATATGCTTTGCTCCTTTATTACAGTAATTGAAAGTTCGGATATTGCTTCCATACTGTATTTTTATCATACTGTTTTTTTATGATGAAATGAAGTAGAAAATACTTATAATGAAAACTTTAATTTTTTGGGGATGGCTATGTGTGGTCGATTTACGTTGTTTTGCTCGTATCATCAGTTGATTGAAGAATTTGATGTAGCAGAGGCTTTTTCCGAGGAGTTATACAAGGAAAGTTATAATATTGCTCCAAGTCAACAAATTGTAGCAATCATTAATGATGGAGATAAAAATCGTATGGGGTTCTTAAAATAGGGATTCCTTCCTTCGTAGGCAAAAGACGGAAATATCGCATCAAAAATAATCAATGCCCGATCTGAAACTGTCGACGAGAAAGCAAGTTTTTAAAAATCATTTTATGAACGGAGATGTATTATCCCGATGACTCCTTTTACGAATGGAAAAGGGAAGGAAATTCGAAAGTCCCAATGCGAATAAAAAGGAAAGATGACGAAGTATTTGCAGTTGCGGGATTATGGAATACTTGGCGCAGTCAAGAGGGAGAAAAGATTCATACGTGTACGATCTTAACAACGAAGGAAAATGAATTAATGGCCCCAATCCATGACCGAATGCCGGTCATTTTAAATAAGGAACAGCAAAAAGAATGGTTAGACTCTCATTAGGGGTGAAAGAAATTAAAATCGCTGCTTAAACCTTGCCTTTCAGAGTGGTTAACTGCCTATCCAGTATTTAATCTAGTAAATTCTCCGAAAAACAATTCAAAGGAATTAATTGAAAGAGTTTCTTTATGATAATAAAGGAGGCGGGGACATAAACAAAAAATGAAAGGGGGAGTTGAAATAGTTTTGATAAAAAATTGAACTAACGAAAAATTGATTGAAGTGACGGGGCGACTCCTGCGACGAGCCGGGCCCGTGGAAAGCGTCCCCGGAACGGAAATCAATTTTAATAACATATCAAAAAAGAGGCTGGGACAAAACTAGCTTCTAGATAGGAAAAAGGAGAATTTGAGCCAACTCAAATTCTCCTTTTTTCCATTTATCCCCATTGTTTTTGGTATTTTTTATTGAAAAAATGAAAAACAGCCCATGAAATTTCATTCCAAAATTTCATGGGCTGTTTCCATTTTAGAGGGGGTTTTGTCCCAGCCTCTTTTTTTAGATTTGTCCCAACCTCTATCCTTTAAACTGTTTGACTCCCCATGATTTTTAGCATATATTGATGAGATTCTTCTAAAGTAGTCATGGTGTTCATCATAGAACATGCGGCATCAAGAATAGGAAAAGCAAGGGCTGCTCCTGAACCTTCGCCTAATCGCATATTCATATTCAACATAGGCTCTAACCCTAATAACTCGTTTACAATTTTTGCTCCAGGCTCTTCTGACAGATGGGATGGAATAATGTAATCCTTCACTTTCGGTTCTAATTTATAAGCAATAAGTGCAGAAACTGTGGAAATAAAACCGTCCACTACTACAGGAACACGATTTGCTGCAGCACCTAGGACTACGCCTGCCATTCCCCCTAATTCCAAACCGCCAACTTTCGCTAACACATCAATTGGGTCATTTGGATTTGGCGTATTTATGTCAAGAGATCTTCGAATGACGTCAATCTTATGTTGAAGACTATCTACCCCAGCTCCCATACCTGTTACAATAGCCGGGTCACAACCACAGAATGCGGATAGGACAGCACTACTTG encodes the following:
- a CDS encoding carbon-nitrogen hydrolase family protein; translated protein: MKLRVSAVQYHLHTIQSFEDFAMQCEHYIKTALEFDSDFIVFPEFLTTQLLSFKKQNGSNQTIHDLPSYTEQYEDLFIKFAKKYNIHIIGGTHVVEVNNQLRNTAFFFDPEGRIMRQEKLHITPVEISAWNMAKGEELKIFDTKYGKIAILTCYDIEFPEIVRIAKARGADIIFCPSCTDNQHGYYRVRYTSHARAIENQVYVVLSGTVGSLPTVDFMRSNFSQAAIITPNDIPFPPRGVLAEGEVNQDMIITADLDLNLLYEVRNHGSVTTWKDRRTDLYTDW